A single Balneola sp. DNA region contains:
- the panB gene encoding 3-methyl-2-oxobutanoate hydroxymethyltransferase, giving the protein MSTQTGTNRPAKITTQTVVDMKKNGEKISMLTAYDYTMAKIVDQAGIDVILVGDSASNVMAGFETTVPITLDNMIYHTSCVVRGVERALVIADLPFMSYQITAKEALISAGRMMKEAGAHAVKMEGGKVILNTVKKIVDAGIPVMGHLGLTPQSIYKFGTYKVRAQEEQEASLLIEEAKLLEEAGCFSIVLEKIPAQLAKKVSEELSIPTIGIGAGVHCDGQVLVIHDMLGMNKGFNPRFLRRYADVHSVMTDAVQNYMKDVKGEDFPNKEEQYGG; this is encoded by the coding sequence ATGAGCACCCAGACCGGAACAAATCGCCCTGCAAAAATAACCACGCAAACAGTGGTTGACATGAAAAAGAATGGAGAAAAAATCTCTATGCTTACCGCCTACGACTATACTATGGCTAAAATAGTAGATCAAGCGGGAATTGATGTTATTCTGGTAGGGGATTCTGCAAGTAATGTGATGGCAGGTTTTGAAACTACGGTGCCCATCACGCTAGATAATATGATTTATCATACTTCTTGTGTGGTTAGAGGTGTTGAAAGAGCACTTGTTATTGCTGATTTGCCATTTATGAGCTATCAGATTACGGCTAAGGAAGCACTTATAAGTGCAGGGCGTATGATGAAAGAAGCGGGGGCTCACGCTGTAAAGATGGAAGGTGGTAAGGTCATCTTAAACACGGTTAAAAAAATAGTTGATGCTGGCATTCCAGTAATGGGGCATTTAGGTCTTACTCCACAAAGTATTTATAAATTTGGTACCTATAAGGTGCGTGCTCAGGAAGAGCAAGAAGCCAGTTTACTAATTGAAGAAGCTAAACTGCTTGAAGAAGCAGGTTGTTTTTCAATTGTACTCGAAAAAATACCTGCTCAACTTGCAAAAAAGGTTTCAGAGGAGCTTTCAATTCCTACTATTGGAATAGGAGCAGGAGTACATTGTGATGGTCAGGTTCTTGTAATTCATGATATGCTCGGGATGAATAAAGGATTTAATCCACGGTTTTTGAGAAGGTACGCGGATGTTCATAGTGTAATGACTGATGCGGTTCAAAACTATATGAAGGATGTAAAAGGTGAAGATTTTCCTAATAAAGAGGAGCAATACGGAGGATGA
- the ubiE gene encoding bifunctional demethylmenaquinone methyltransferase/2-methoxy-6-polyprenyl-1,4-benzoquinol methylase UbiE: MSEKVRSMFADIADDYDRVNTVLSFGVHHQWRKKTIQASGVELGDHVLDCATGTGDLAIEFKRAVGREGYVLGTDFCAPMIQSAPGKAKKKGLDVDFEVADAMDLPYKDNRFDIASISFGIRNVDEPVTALREMARVVKSGGRVVVLEFGQPEGLLKHPYNLYSQHIMPAVGGLISGNRDAYTYLPRTSAMFPAGEKFLKLMDEADSFSETRKVKLTGGIAYIYVGIVQ; the protein is encoded by the coding sequence ATGAGCGAAAAAGTACGGTCGATGTTTGCAGATATAGCAGATGATTATGACCGAGTAAATACAGTTCTCTCTTTTGGTGTACATCATCAATGGAGGAAAAAGACTATTCAAGCCAGTGGAGTAGAACTAGGTGATCATGTGTTGGATTGTGCTACCGGAACTGGCGATTTAGCTATCGAATTTAAAAGGGCAGTAGGAAGAGAAGGCTATGTACTAGGCACTGATTTTTGTGCTCCTATGATCCAATCAGCGCCTGGAAAGGCTAAGAAAAAAGGATTAGATGTAGACTTTGAAGTTGCTGATGCTATGGATCTACCATACAAAGACAACAGGTTTGATATAGCTAGTATTTCTTTTGGCATCCGAAATGTTGATGAGCCAGTTACAGCACTCAGGGAAATGGCACGAGTAGTAAAGTCTGGAGGTAGGGTTGTTGTACTGGAATTTGGTCAACCAGAGGGTTTATTGAAACATCCATATAATCTTTACAGTCAGCATATAATGCCTGCTGTAGGTGGACTTATAAGTGGAAATCGTGATGCTTATACTTACCTGCCACGAACCAGTGCTATGTTTCCTGCAGGAGAGAAGTTTTTAAAGCTTATGGATGAGGCCGATTCTTTTTCCGAAACAAGAAAGGTGAAATTAACAGGCGGAATTGCATACATCTATGTGGGTATAGTGCAATAA
- the fabZ gene encoding 3-hydroxyacyl-[acyl-carrier-protein] dehydratase FabZ — MQIEDIKKVIPHRYPFLLVDRVLEMGDDKIKAIKNVTGNEDFFNGHFPGQPIMPGVLQVEALAQAGAIMLMKTKVEDPDNNIMVFTGIKNCKFRRQVIPGDQLVLEVELGAMRRNFVTMTGKALVDGEVTCELEASAAVVPKEG; from the coding sequence ATGCAAATCGAAGACATAAAGAAAGTAATTCCGCACCGTTATCCGTTTTTACTTGTAGACAGAGTGCTAGAGATGGGAGATGACAAGATTAAAGCCATCAAAAATGTAACCGGTAATGAAGATTTTTTTAACGGGCATTTTCCGGGGCAGCCAATTATGCCGGGAGTATTACAGGTCGAGGCATTAGCACAAGCAGGAGCTATTATGCTAATGAAGACTAAAGTAGAGGATCCCGATAATAACATCATGGTTTTTACCGGAATTAAGAACTGCAAGTTTAGACGTCAGGTAATCCCTGGAGATCAGTTAGTGCTCGAGGTTGAGTTGGGCGCTATGAGAAGGAATTTCGTTACTATGACAGGAAAAGCACTGGTTGATGGAGAAGTGACCTGTGAGCTGGAAGCATCGGCTGCAGTAGTACCCAAGGAAGGGTAA
- a CDS encoding histidine phosphatase family protein has product MKQVYFIRHGETDNNKNRLLQGRKINASINEKGREQAKAIADALADVPIKKIVTSSLVRAIETAEPLMISKNLDSDQYEELDEMSFGDWDGRPFSEVISPIKAVQEAWIAGETNTQIPGGESPEEVFERAGKKVIHILNTAEEQYLAFIVHGRLIRILLSKFLGFGLQNMHLIKHSNGAINHLTWDGDKFEAVKLNSTEHLPEEEIA; this is encoded by the coding sequence ATGAAACAAGTCTATTTTATCCGTCATGGAGAGACCGACAACAATAAAAACCGATTGCTTCAGGGTAGGAAAATAAATGCCTCCATTAATGAAAAAGGGAGGGAGCAGGCGAAAGCTATAGCAGATGCTCTTGCTGATGTTCCTATTAAAAAGATTGTCACAAGTAGTCTTGTTCGGGCAATTGAAACAGCAGAACCCCTGATGATTTCTAAAAACCTGGATTCTGATCAATACGAAGAATTGGATGAAATGAGTTTTGGTGATTGGGATGGCAGGCCTTTTTCTGAAGTTATTAGCCCTATAAAAGCGGTTCAGGAAGCATGGATTGCCGGTGAAACCAATACTCAGATTCCAGGTGGAGAATCACCTGAGGAAGTATTTGAAAGAGCTGGGAAAAAAGTGATTCATATTTTGAATACCGCAGAAGAGCAGTATTTGGCATTTATTGTTCACGGTCGTTTAATCAGGATACTGCTTTCCAAATTTCTTGGCTTCGGCCTTCAGAATATGCATCTGATAAAACATAGTAACGGAGCTATCAATCACCTTACCTGGGATGGAGATAAATTCGAAGCAGTAAAGTTAAATAGTACGGAACACCTCCCTGAAGAAGAGATTGCATAA
- the surE gene encoding 5'/3'-nucleotidase SurE, translated as MNKNKKPLILVSNDDGIYSKGIKALAEVASEFGDVIIVAPDRQQSAVGHAITIELPLRAQEIEVASKFKGQAINGTPADCVKLAHDQLLDIKPDLVLSGINHGSNAGINILYSGTVSAATEGTVLGYPSIAVSCINYDGDADLSGSKEAARRVTRFVLDNGLPKGVTLNVNAPSGEFKGIKWARMADSRYVEEYEARQDPSNRPYYWLTGRFELLDDGSDADIHVLNEGYASVTPIQYDLTDYSLLDKAKEDLL; from the coding sequence ATGAATAAAAACAAGAAACCACTCATTCTTGTTAGCAACGATGATGGGATTTACTCAAAGGGAATAAAAGCACTAGCCGAGGTAGCTTCAGAATTTGGCGATGTGATTATAGTTGCTCCTGATAGGCAACAGAGTGCTGTTGGTCACGCGATTACAATTGAATTGCCACTAAGAGCACAAGAGATTGAAGTGGCTAGCAAGTTTAAGGGACAGGCCATCAATGGAACTCCTGCTGATTGTGTAAAATTAGCACATGACCAGCTATTAGATATTAAGCCCGATTTAGTGTTGAGTGGGATTAATCACGGTAGTAATGCAGGAATCAATATCCTCTATTCCGGTACAGTAAGTGCCGCAACAGAAGGTACTGTTTTAGGTTACCCTTCAATCGCGGTTAGCTGTATAAATTATGACGGTGATGCAGACTTAAGCGGAAGCAAGGAAGCTGCACGAAGAGTCACTCGTTTTGTACTTGATAACGGACTACCTAAAGGAGTTACTTTAAATGTAAATGCGCCTTCAGGTGAATTTAAAGGAATTAAATGGGCCCGAATGGCTGATAGTAGATACGTTGAAGAGTATGAAGCTCGTCAAGACCCTTCAAATCGTCCATATTACTGGCTTACCGGTAGATTTGAACTACTTGATGATGGAAGTGACGCCGATATTCACGTGTTAAATGAAGGATATGCTTCTGTTACT